From Montipora foliosa isolate CH-2021 chromosome 6, ASM3666993v2, whole genome shotgun sequence, a single genomic window includes:
- the LOC138006897 gene encoding serine/threonine-protein phosphatase CPPED1-like encodes MAEGLREKAVGKKYPGFTYESERQWKGPFCFIHASDTQFGLIDSWDEVPLEKQNWEKEIVLTRKAISAANKLSPKPRFFVVCGDLVNAYPWEKFNDPQVEDFKKIFKELDPRIPLICVCGNHDIGDSPTQQSLQKYRSNFGDDFYSFWVGGVFFIVLNSQFYKDASQVIEHKVEQDKWLDEQLASLHQWKPKHVVIFQHIPWFFGSPQEKDDYFNIETNVRTQMLTKLKNAGIKYVFAGHYHRNAGGFDEDLEMVVTSAIGQQINNDKDSGMRIVTVTQDKIRHEYHELDSVPSHVIL; translated from the exons ATGGCGGAAGGCTTGCGTGAAAAAGCCGTTGGAAAAAAATACCCGGGTTTCACTTACGAATCAGAAAGACAGTGGAAAGGGCCTTTCTGCTTTATACACGCTTCAGATACACAATTTGGCTTGATAGATTCGTGGGATGAAGTCCCtctagaaaaacaaaattgggagAAAGAGATCGTCCTCACACGCAAAGCCATTTCAGCTGCAAACAAGCTGTCACCTAAACCAAGGTTTTTTGTGGTTTGCGGCGACCTCGTGAATGCTTATCCCTGGGAAAAATTCAACGATCCACAAGTTGAAGATTTTAAGAAGATTTTCAAAGAGCTCGACCCAAGGATACCCCTCATTTGCGTCTGTGGAAACCATGACATTGGAGATTCGCCTACACAGCAGTCTTTGCAAAAGTACAGAAGCAATTTTGGAGATGACTTCTACTCCTTTTGGGTTGGAG gtgttttctttattgttctCAATAGTCAGTTTTACAAAGATGCCAGTCAGGTAATCGAACACAAAGTTGAACAGGACAAATGGTTAGACGAACAGCTTGCATCTCTCCACCAGTGGAAACCAAAGCATGTTGTTATTTTCCAACACATTCCTTGGTTTTTTGGTAGTCCTCAAGAAAAAGACGATTACTTCAATATTGAGACAAATGTGCGTACACAGATGTTAACAAAACTAAAGAATGCTGGAATAAAATATGTCTTTGCTGGCCATTACCATAGGAATGCGGGTGGTTTTGACGAAGATCTAGAAATGGTAGTCACCAGTGCTATTGGTCAACAAATAAACAATGATAAAGATTCAGGGATGAGAATTGTCACTGTCACACAAGATAAAATAAGGCATGAATATCACGAACTAGACAGTGTTCCATCTCATGTTATACTGTAG